The Atribacterota bacterium genomic interval ATCATAAAAAACGCCCCCGCTGCTTCCACAAGTACCTACCACAATAACTGCCTTGGGATCAGGTGTTTGATCGTAAATCAATTTTAATCTGGGTAACATTTTTCTATTTACCGGGCCAGTAACAAGTAAAACATCTGCATGCTTTGGACTTCCTACGAGTTTAATTCCAAATCTTTCTACATCATATCTAGGAGTTAATAGAGCTACAATTTCAATATCACATCCATTACAAGAACCTGTATTTAAATGGAATACCCATAGAGAACGATCAAAATTCTTATTTAATTTCATGTTAACTTACTCCTACTATAATAAAGATAATTGCCATAACTAATATAATCCAACCACTATAGTCATTTATATTGCCTGTATGTAATGCAACCATGGGTTTATAATATCTTTTTAATGCCTCTGTAAATCCCCAATAAATATGACTTGCACCCACATGGGAGTCTTCCTTGCTTATTTCTCTATTTCCAGAAAGAAAAGGTTTGGTTTGGTCAGTATTCTTTTTATATTGATCCTCTCCGTGGCTTCTAATCCAAATTGCGGATATTCCTATAATTATGAACATTATCAGCCATATTATAGCATTCCAATTTCCACTTCCAGTCTCCAATAATCCAATATTCATATTACATTCCTCCCAAAATAACTGCAGTGTAACTTGATTGGTTAATCAAAGCCATTACCGCTGGGTGTACTATATATTTGACAACTAAATCAGGAAATAATCCAAATAAAACAATAATACAAGCTAATGCTCCCATCGCAAAAAGCATGCTTTTTGGTACTTCTTTAACATCTTTGTATTGTTCCATTTTAGGCCCCAGAAAAGCACTGTGAAATACTTTTACAAAAGATGCAAGAGTTAAAATACTTACCAGCATAGCTATAATTGATAGTAAAGGGTTGAATTGGAAAACTGATTCGTAAATAATCAATTTTGAGGCAAAACCATTAAATGGTGGAATCCCTGCAATTGCGGCAGCTCCTATAATGAAGAATATTGCAGTATAAATCATATTATTACCCAATCCGCCCATTTTATTTAAATTCCTGGTGCCTGTTCTATAAAATAACGCACCTGCTGTTAAAAAAAGCAATCCTTTATACATTGCATGATTCATGATGTGAAAAATGCCACCCTCCATAGCTTTAATACCAAATGTTTCCAGAGCAATAGGATTTGCTAAAACAGCAATCCCAACTCCAACACCTAACAGCATATAACCAGTTTGTGAAACAGCATGGTAAGCCATTAGTCTTTTAATATCTTTTTGAATGATTGCCATGGTAACCCCGATAAACATTGATAAAAGCCCCAGGATAATAATAATCCAGCCAATAGTGATAGTATTTAAAGTAATATTGTAAAGTGAAAAAATAATTCTGAAAAGTGCGTACAAACTAGCCTGACTGGCTGCAACTAATATCATTGTAATTGATGCCGGGGCTTCTGAATAAGCATCAGGTGTCCACATATGCATGGGTACCGAACCAGCTTTCATAGCTAAAACTGTTACCAGTAATATAAGGGCAATCTTATCAAGCTGTGTAAATTTCATCACACTGGCAATAGTTGCCATATTCAAAACATCATATTGTCCATAAAACAAGCCTACAGCAAATAACACCATTAATGCAGAAATCGAGCTGACAACCATATATTTAAATCCAGCCTCTGCAGGCTCTCCGGAAAGATTGCTTCTAAATGCAATCAAGGCTACTGAAGCAATGGATGCAATCTCCAGGAATACAAAGAAGTTAAATATATCTCCGGTGAATTCCATTCCAAACATTCCAGTTGCCAGTAATAGTAACAGGGCATAATATTTTTCCAGTCCACTATGCTTATCCATAAAAGCTATAGAGTAAATTGCCCCCAGGAAGGAAACAATTGCAGTTATCAAGCCCATAAATATCCCCATACTATCAATATGAAAAATAATTCTAATGGGAACAGTATAGCCGGAAGGTAATGTTAATCCTGCTTCACTTCCGCCAAAAACATAAATTAACGGATTACCAGGAAGAATTCTAACAGCCATTAAAAGAGTAATAAGTAGGGTAAAACCTAATACAACTGCAACAAATATTCCAAGTATTTTTTTGTTTAAACGACTCACTACTGGTACTAAAAAAGCCGCTAACAGAGGAAAGGCTATAACTAAAGCCGGCGCATGTGTCATAATACTGCTCATTCTTTTAACCTCCTCACTTCATCTGTATCCAAAGTTCCATATTTTTTAAATATAATCATAGCAACAGAAAGAATAAGAGCAGTTGTTGCTACACCAATAACAATACTGGTAAGGGTTAATGCCTGAGGAGTGGGTAAAACCATTTTTAAACCTTCCGGAGCCTGTGTAAAAATCGGTGCTATTGCACCTTTTCGATATCCCAGGGTAATTAAAAATAAGTTCACTCCATTTTCAATTAAAGTAATTCCGATTGCAATTTTAATCAGATTTCTTTTATAAATCAGGGTATAAATACCTAAACCAATTAATAATGCCACTGCCAAATAAGGAAAATTACCAATCATATCATGAATTCTCCTTCTTCTTACTTATAATTTCTGAGCCTGCAGACATGGTAAGTATTATAACCCCAAAGGCTGCTAAAACCTCCAAGCCTACTGCCATATTCATAATTGTAACTGTACCGCCTGTATTTAAATCACCGGCATTTATTCCAGCAACAGCTGAATTACCAAACAATCCTCCACTATTTGCCATAAAATTATAAAAAAATGTTATTCCAAGGCCAAAAAAGGCAAAAGCAATAAAGAGGACTAAGCCTGTGGTTTCTATTAAAGAAAAAATATCTTCTGACAAAAATTTCTTACTACCCTGATTGCCATAAGTAACCACCAACAGGGCGAAAGCAGAAGCAACGATAGCTCCTCCTTGAAATCCCCCGCCAGGGGTCAAATGACCGTGTACAATAATATAAAAACCATATATCATTATAAAACCGTATATTAAGGTAGTTATCGTTCTTACAATTCGCGACATTTCGTTCATTTCGACACCTCCCTGAATAATGCAGTTACTCCCAGAACAGCTGTAAACAAAACTGTAGCCTCACCTAATGTGTCAAAACCTCGATAATCAAAAACTATAGTAGTTACCACATTATTTGCACCTGTTTCAGACTGGGCATTATCAATATAATAATCATCCATCTCACTAAAAGCTGGCTCTCCAAAAGGTCTCATGCCAGCAGCAGCCAAAATCATAAAAGCAATAAAAAATATTAAGGCGATTCCAAAAATTGTTTTTTTCATGATTTTTCTCCTTATTTCCTGGTTGCCCGAATTGCAAAAATATAAATTGCCATTGTTAAAGCTGCTCCAATACCGGCTTCCGCGATAGCTACATCCGGTGCATGTAACAAGTAAAACTCCAATGACAACAATAAACTAGCTGCTGCTAATGCTATAACTGAAGTTAACAGACTTTTATGGATAACAGCAAGTACTGAGGCAATAATCATTATTACCAACACAGCAATATGAGCAAAACCTACTAATGGACTCATTTTAATTTTGCCTCCTTTAATTCATCAATTACCGCCTGTTTTGGCATAACACCACTACGATGAGCAGCCCTTGAAATTGCATGCGCTCCAGTAGGGTTTGTAATGATAAGGCAAGCTAATGCTACTATGGTATGTAAAGCCAAAACGCCATACTTTGAATTTCCACTTACTTTCCAAAGATAGAAACCAAAAATAATTACTGCCAGAGAAGTAAATATTGACCCAAATGTTGTACATTTTGTGGCAGCATGTAACCTGGTATAAACATCAGGAAACCTCATTAGACCAATAGAGCCTAACCCGTTAAAAAATATACCGATCAATATTAGTATCAACAAAATAATCAATAAAATTGTCATTTATCTTTCGCCCTCCTCTCCATATAATTAGCAATATACAATGTAGCAATGTAAGATAGTAAGGCATATACAATCGCAACATCAATATAAATTACTTCTTCAAATGCAGCACCAAAAAGTATCATTCCTGCTATTATCAGGGTATTAATTGTGTCCAATGCAACAACACGATCTGGAATTGTCGGCCCTAAAATAAGCCGAAATAAAGATATAAGCATAAAAATAACTAATGCTATAGCTGAAATAAGAAATATGTTTAAAATTTGATTCATTCTGCAATCCTCCTGGCCCAATCAGGGAAAGTACCACAAATATCTTCTATACTGGGTTTCAGATTTGTCACATTTATCCAATGAATATATAAATCATTGTTAGTTTCATCAATATCAACACTTAATGTACCTGGTGTTAAAGTAATAGAGTTTGCCAAAAAAGTAATAGCAGCGTCACTCTTCAGTCCCGGAGATATTTTTACTATACCTGGATTGATTTTACCTGTAATAACCCGTATTGCAACATCAATATTTGCCTTTGCCATCGCATAGAAAAAAGGACCGATTACGTAAGCCAAAAAAAGAATCCATTTTATCGGATTGAGTAAATGATATTGCTTTTTCTGAAATAAAACATTAGTTGATACAATTGCAATGATCAAGGAAATAATAACAGCAAATATTATTTCATTTTGATTCCACAAACCCAAAATATCTCCCTGGTTGGCTGCTAAAAACATATAAGCAATAAAACTTAACAAAAAATTAGCAATATAACCAATCATCACTTCACCTCACTTTGATACTCGTTATCTTTAATTTTATATTTTTATATCTATACTTGTAATATTAATATTATTATTTTTTATAAATAATTTGTCCGATTGTCAATTTGACAATGATAATATCTTTATTAACCACTGCAAATTTTTTTGAAAAGCAATCTTTGTATGACAACATTTAATATCACAAAATACTTCAAAAGTATACCATATTGAAACTAATTCACGCAATTGATTTTGAAAATTTATTTAATCTCTAATTCGATATCCTGTATAAACAATTCATCACCACTGATTATATTTATTGACTGGCTTTCACAGAAAGGACATTTAAATTCTTCCTTATCCAAATAAAATTCTTTGTGACAGTCCTGGCATTTTCCTTTTAGAGGGGAATTAGTAATTTCTATTTTTGCTTTTTCTGCAGGTGTTGATTTTGATAGCTGGTAAAATGCGGAAATAAGCAGCTCTTTATGAATCATAGTAAATTCACCAATAATTATACGTATTAACTTTACTTTTTCACGTTTATCAGTGATGTTAGACTTGTCTAATACAATCCTTAATAAATTCTTTGCAACAGATCTTTCGTGCATTGTCGCCTTGATTCTTAATGGTTTTAATTTTTGAAATAAAATGGTGCCGGGAGGGGGATTTGAACCCCCACAAGCATATGCCCACCAGCCCCTCAAGCTGGCGCGTCTACCTATTCCGCCATCCCGGCAAANNNNNNNNNNNNNNNNNNNNNNNNNNNNNNNNNNNNNNNNNNNNNNNNNNNNNNNNNNNNNNNNNNNNNNNNNNNNNNNNNNNNNNNNNNNNNNNNNNNNGCCTTGATTCTTAATGGTTTTAATTTTTGAAATAAAATGGTGCCGGGAGGGGGATTTGAACCCCCACAAGCATATGCCCACCAGCCCCTCAAGCTGGCGCGTCTACCTATTCCGCCATCCCGGCAAATTAAAAGACAGTATATAGTATACCGTATTAAGTATAACGTTTTTGTGTATAATTGTTGTTTTAAAATAACGAATATAGAGATAAAACCTAAGAACTAAAATATAAATCTTTTTTTATTCATTAATTACTAAAAGTTATTTTTAGCATTATGAGCTTACTAACTTCCCCTGTTAATTAATTGATGTTTTCCCGTATGTCTGCTTTAAATATTAGACTTCCACCTTAAATTTACAATTGTAACCTACATTTATACTTACATTCTTTTCACGTTATACGGTATACGTTATACGTAATACTAAATTAGTTTAACTAATTTATTATTCTCAATAATTCCTGGAATCCGTCCCCTCTTGGCAACTGGTTTTCCCTCTACTTCTTTAATATCAAGAGTCATGTCTATTGGTGAGGCATCACTAATATAGCTACCTACTCCAAAGGCATCAACAGCCTCTTTGTTAAGAATTTCAATTCTTCCAGGATTGATTCCACCAGAAACAAATATTTTTACGTGAGTAAAACCTGCCTGATCTAATCTTGCCCTGACCTCTTTCACTAAATCAGGAGTGACACCACCTCTTTCACTTGGCGTGTCAAGCCTGACACCTAACAAATCTTTACCCAGAGCCTTAGAAACTCTTATTGATTCCTCTGCCTCATCTTTAAAGGTATCAATCAGCATAACCCGGGGAACATCCTCAGGAGTACAGTCATTGTAAGCCTTTGCTGCTTTTACTGTATCACCGGTGATAATGATGACTGTGTGTGGAATGGTACCCTGTGGTTCTTGCCCCATTAATTTTGCACCCAGTACACAGCTTGCTCCGTCAATGCCGCCAATAATAGCTGCTCTTTCCATAACTGGAGCAACAGCAGGGTGAATATGTCTTGAACCGAAACATATTACTCTTTTACCATTTGCTACATTATGGCATTCCCTGGCAGCCGTAGCCCAGGCAGAACTACTTGCTAATGTTCCTAAAATAATTGTCTCAAAAACACCAAATTCTTTATAGGGACCTTTTATTCTCATTAATGTATCTTTTGCAAAAAAAGAATCACCTTCTTGTAGTGACCAAAGGCTTATATTTTTGTCTTTCAACAAATTATATACTTCCTGCATTCCAGCAAAAATACCATTTCTTCTTGCAAAAATCTCTGCAGTAACTATAGTATTATCTAATTTTAAATATTCAAGTATTTCTAACGCCCTTATAAAATATATATCTGTTGTCAATCCTTTTTCAATCTCATCATGATTTGCTGAAAAAAATTTTCTATCAGGATTAACCTTGTATTCCTTAATCTCAGCAGTTGAATGAACAAAGTAATTCATTATTTTATTCGCATCCTTATACTATCTTATAATACTAATCAATATTGAAGAAACCATATACAATACTGCAATAGTGGTGGTTATTTTGAGCAATAAGGCCTCTTTGCCTTTTCTTCCGCTATGGTTAGCAAAGGTTCCACCGCCAAAAATTCCACCTCCCTGACCAGCTTTTCTGGACTGGAATAAAACAACTCCAATAAGTGCTAAACTTGTAATAATCTGTATAAGCATTAACCATGTAGGCATTGGTAATCCTCTCCTTTATAGTTTTAATACCTTGAATATAATTATTATCCATATATGCTTATGAATCATAACATATTTGTAATTCCGAATCAAGCTAATCAAATGCTAAATTTATACACTTTCATACTTTTTAATCTAAATTTTACTCTGCATACTTGACTATTTCAGAAAAAGAGAGTGCTTTGAGACTCGCCCCGCCGACTAATGCACCATCAATATCCGATTCAACCATCAGTTCTTTGGTATTCTCTGGTTTAACGCTTCCACCATATAATATCCTTATTTTTTCAGCAGTATTTTCATCATATCTTTGTTTCCAAATGCATCGAATATATTTAATCATATCATTAGCATCCTGTGAAGTTGCTGATTTACCAGTACCAATAGCCCATATCGGTTCATAAGCGAAAACAACCTTTTCGGCATCTTCAGGTTTAAGTATTTCAAAAATTGCTTCCACCTGTTCCCTGACTATATCTTTGGCAGTGCCGGATTCTCTTTCTTCTAATTTTTCCCCTACACATATTATTGGTTTAATTCCGGACGAAAGAGCCTTGCCAACCTTTCTGGCTACTTCCTGTGAACTCTCATTAAAGTATTCTCTTCTTTCTGAATGACCCAAAATCACATAATCACAACCGATGTTCTTCAGCATATTGGCTGAAATTTCTCCAGTATATGCACCTTCATTCTGAAAATACATATTTTGAGCTCCTAACAAAATATTAGTATCCTGTATTATTTCTCTGGTTACCCACAGGGAAGTAAAGGGGGGACAAATAACAATTTCGGTTTTCTGGTATTCTTTCACAAAATCAACCAGTTCCTTCACCAGTGAAATGCTTTCCGTAATTGTTTTATTCATCTTCCAGTTTCCTGCTATTAATGGCTTCCTCATTGTCTTATCCTCCTACAATAAATAGTTAGACAGGGAATTAAGAATAACAAGGTATGTAATTCAGGGAATTTCCCTGTCTAACTTAAAATCAACAAAATTAAAAAGAATTATTCATAATACACAAAAATAGGCATTACTTTGATATATATTTAACCAGATCAATAATTCTACATGAATAGCCCCATTCATTATCATACCAGGAAACAACTTTAGCCAGGTTTCCGTCAACAACCATGGTAGACAAACCATCTACAATAGATGAGAATGCATTCCCATTATAATCAGAAGAAACCAGAGGCAATTCACTATAGTCCAAAATACCCTTTAAAGAACCATGAGCTGCATCTCTTAAAGCCTGATTAACCTGCTCTGCAGTAACTTCTCTCTTTAGCCATGCAGATAAATCAACCACGGAAACATTAGGTGTCGGTACCCGAAAGGCCATTCCATTTAGTTTACCTTTTAATTCCGGTATGACAAGGGTAACAGCCTTTGCTGCTCCTGTTGTGGTTGGCACCATCGATAAAGCCGCTGCACGAGCTCTTCTGAAATCCTTATGAGGCCCGTCCAAAAGCATTTGATCGGAAGTGTAAGAATGAATAGTAGACATAATACCCTTCTCTATACCAAATGTGTCATTAAGTACTTTTACTACAGGTGCCAGACAATTAGTAGTACAGGAAGCATTGGAAATGATGTGATGTTCTGCATTATTATAATTTTTTTCATTCACTCCAAGCACTATTGTTACATCTTCCCCTTTTGCAGGTGCGGTTATTATCACTTTTTTTGCTCCTGCTGACAAATGTTTGCCGGCATTCTCCCTATCCCTAAACAAACCTGTTGATTCTATTACTATATCCACTCCTAAGTCTTGCCATGGTAAGCTTGCCGGATCCTTGATACTTAACACTTTTAATTCTCTTCCGGCAACCTCTATTACATCGTCTTTTACCTTTACATCGTCTTTCAATATTCCATGTACAGAATCATATTTTAAAAGGTGTGCCAGTGTATTAGCATTAGTAATATCGTTTACAGCTACAAAATCAATGTTTTTGTCTTCCAATGCAGCCCTAAACACGTTTCTGCCTATCCTTCCAAATCCATTAATCCCTACTTTTATGTTCATCTTTTCCTCCTTGAACCTATATATATTTATATTATTTAACTGGTTTTTTGTATCTCCTGCGTAACATTGCAGGTAAAATCCCTTGTAATTTGCGATATTTAGCAATTGTTCTTCTAGCAATTTTTATATTATCCCTCTGTTGCAGTAAATCAGCTATCTGCTTATCAGAATATGGAAAATATGGATTTTCTGTTTCAATGTAGTTTTTTATGATTCTTTTTATCTTTTCATTTGATATTGCACTTTGCTTTTCCTGTGACAAGCCTTTTGAAAAAAAGTATTTCATATCATAAAAACCTCTGGGTAGTTGTATTTTCTTATTATTAATTGCCCGTGATACTGTTGATTCATGTATACCAAGGGATTCTGCTGCTTTTTTCATAGATAACGGCCTCAGGTACGCAATCCCATTTTTTAAAAATCCATCCTGGTAATCAATAATAAATCTGGTTATATCCGATAAAGTTTTTCTTCTTTGTTCAATACATTTTATTATCCATCGAGCTGAATTTAATTTTGATTCAAGATATTTTAATATTTTTTTTTGCTCATTCTCATTTTCAATTGTAGTAAATTTTTCATAATTAACTTCTTTTGAGCAACTTTGCTTTAAAATATTTCTATAATGAGAATTAATCTTAATCAACGGATAGTAATTATTATTTTCAATTATTTCATATCTATCGTCAACATTTTTAACAATAATATCAGGTATTAAAAGATTTAATTCACTACTTTGTTGAAATATTCTTCCCGGTTTGGGTTCAAAATTCTTTACTATTATATCTAATAGACATTGTACTTCATATTTTGAAATACAAAGTTCTTTACTAATTTTTTTAAAATTCTTCTGTGACAATTCGGACAAGTAAAATAGAATTAATTTTTTTAAAACACTTTTATTTTCAAGCTTTAGATGCTTAAGCTGGAGCAAAAGGCATTCCCTTAAGTCTCTTGCACCTATTCCCGGTATTGTGCAATTCTGTATCATTGCCAATATTTTTTTTACCAGTTGCTCAGAGATGTTTAAGTCTTTTGATATATCTGAGCAACTTATTGTTAAATAACCATTTTGGTCTATATTTCCTATTATGAATTCACCAATTTTATAATCTGTATCATCTTCTATTAATACCTTAAAATTTAATAGTAGATGTTCATGTAATGTTGTATTTACATGAAAGGAATAATCACATTCCTTTTTCTGATCTGATGAGAGAATTTTATTGCCCCATATAGCATTGGACTCCGGGAAAGATGATAAGAAAGACCGCATATTGTTATTATCTGATTCCCAATCAATTTTTTTGTCTATACTGCTTTTTTGACTCTCGTTATCTCCATCTATACTCTGACTAAAATCTCCATCTCTCTCAGTAACAGGGCTAAATTCTACTTCTAAAACAGGATTTTCTAATGATTCTTTTTCTATCCAGAGGTTTAACTCCATAATGTCCATCTGTAATATTTTAATTGATTGGCGCATCTGTGGTGTTAAGTTTAACGTTTGTTTCTGTTCTAAGGCCATGCCCTGATTCATCAGTTTCTCCCTAATTATAAAATTAGCTTTAAAGAGATTATCAAAAGAATTATAACATGATTTAAACTATTTATACAAAAAAGCATGTTACTATTTTAATCACAGAACACCTGTTGTATGTTTCTATCAAGAAATGTAGACATCTTTTGTTAAATAGCATGAAGCTAACTGTTCGATTTTTCTTAGACGATGATAAACCCCTGATTTAGAAATACTACCTCCAATAGTATTAGCAAGTTCCTTTATGCTTGCATATGGATTATCTAACCTGGCTTGAATAACTTCTTTTAGATTATCCGATAAATTATCCATTCCTATATGCTCTTTTATAATATCAATATAAAGCAATTGCCGTGATGCTGATAAAATAGTTTTATCAAGGTTTGCTGTTTCGCAGTTAACCAATCGGTTAACTGTATTAATTAAATCTTTCCTTGCAATAATATCCTGCAGATTGAGTAAGGCTCTTTGTAAGCCGATAAACTGTAAAAATTCAAATATTTGTTCACTTTTTTTAATATAAACCGCCCACTTTTTTTGCCATCGACTTATTTTCGATGAGAAAGATGCACTTTCCAATACATCCCAAATAATTTTGGCCTCCTCCCTGCAGCAACAAGATATTTCCAGATGATACATTCTTTCCGGGTCATTCACAAATCCTCCGGTCATAAATGCACCCCGCAAGAAACCTTTGTTTGAAAAATGCCCCGTGCAACTGTTTTTACTGTCAATTGATTGTTGTTTTTTGGTTATTTTCCCATTTGAATCTACAATTAAATTTAATTCACTCAAAATATATCTTAATTTTTTGAAATCAGCTATTTTTATAAGGTAATTTTTCCTATATTTTTTTCTTTTTATAGTTTCAATTTCTACTTCATAGTCAAATATTTTTTTGAATAAAAAATAGACTGCTTTAATCATAACAGGGTTCTCTATATTTATGGAAAGCAGGTCTTTCTTTTTAT includes:
- the whiA gene encoding DNA-binding protein WhiA produces the protein MYFSSLVKQELAQIRPQDRLEQKGELMAFVLLNGHIDKKKDLLSINIENPVMIKAVYFLFKKIFDYEVEIETIKRKKYRKNYLIKIADFKKLRYILSELNLIVDSNGKITKKQQSIDSKNSCTGHFSNKGFLRGAFMTGGFVNDPERMYHLEISCCCREEAKIIWDVLESASFSSKISRWQKKWAVYIKKSEQIFEFLQFIGLQRALLNLQDIIARKDLINTVNRLVNCETANLDKTILSASRQLLYIDIIKEHIGMDNLSDNLKEVIQARLDNPYASIKELANTIGGSISKSGVYHRLRKIEQLASCYLTKDVYIS